CTTTTCCCAAGTGAAGCGAGCGCCGGTGCGGCCGAAGTGGCCAAGCGCTGCGGTAGCCTGGTAACCGGGCTTCTTCAAATCGAGCATCTTCACGATGCCTGCCGGAGAAAGGTCGAAGACCTTCTTCACGATTTCTTCAATCTTGCGGTCATCAATCTTGCCGGTCTTGAACGTATTCACCAGCACGGACACCGGCTTGGAATAACCGATGGCGTAAGCGAGCTGTACTTCGCAACGGTCTGCGAGGCCTGCGGCGACAATATTCTTTGCCACATAGCGTGCGGCGTAAGCAGCGCTGCGGTCAACCTTGCTCGGGTCCTTGCCGCTGAATGCACCACCACCGTGACGGCCCATGCCGCCGTAGGTGTCCACGATAATCTTACGACCGGTCAGGCCGCAGTCACCGTGCGGGCCACCAATCACGAACTTGCCCGTCGGATTGATGAGGAAGCGAGTTTTCTTGTCCAAAAGCTTTGCCGGAATCACCTTCTTGATAAGCTTTTCGATGATTTCCTTTTCGATGGTAGAATGCTTGAGTTCCTTGCCGTTCACGAATTCATCGTGCTGGGTGCTGACCACCACGGTATCGACGCGCACGGGCTTGTCGTTTTCGTCGTATTCGACAGTCACCTGAGATTTTGCATCGGGGCGGAGCCACTTGATTTTGCCGGATTCGCGGAGGTTCTGGATTTCTTCCATGAGCTTGTGGGCGAGGCTAATCGGAAGCGGCATCAGTTCCTTGGTTTCGTTCACGGCGTAACCGAACATCATGCCTTGATCGCCTGCGCCCTGCTTGTCATCTTCCTTGCCTTCGGCAGCCTTGGCGTCAACACCCTGAGCAATATCGGGAGACTGCTTGTCCACTGCAACGAGCACGGAGCAACCCTTGTAATCAAAAGCGAGTTCCGGGTTCACATAACCAATGCTTTTAATAGTCTTGCGTGCAATCTGCTGGTAATCGATAACTGCTTTAGTGGTAATTTCGCCAGAAATCACGACGAGACCGGTGTTGGCGAGCGTTTCGCAAGCCACGCGGCTGTTCGGGTCTTGGGCGAGGCAGGCGTCGAGAATTGCATCCGAGATCTGGTCGCAAACTTTGTCGGGGTGTCCCTTGGACACGGATTCAGAAGTAAAGAGATAATGTGCCATTGTATAAGGCTCCTTTTGTTAACAGCACCGAAAAGAACGTCGCATTTTTGAGCATTCCCAAGCGCTGAAAAAACGTGGTTTGAATTTCTATGCATAAATCTACATAAATGCATAAACCTTGTCAAGAAAAAACAGGCTTTTTACTTATACAAAAAATTGATAGCAAGTGCTAGAAATTTTGTATTGGACGCGGCTATAGTCCACATCTATATTTGCACTCAAAAAAAGTGAGGCAACCTATAAATGAGTATTTTAGTTGATGTTAAAAAGTATCTGGCTTTAGAAGAAGCACCGAAACATGTTCAAGATTACCTTTCCGTGGCTGTAACGGACCACGCCTATTTGCCAAAGACCGAAGATACTACTAGCGATTGGGTGGCCTACATCGCGGCACCTGCATTCAAGCTGATTCGCGAAAACTTGGGGCACGATGTGGAAGCGTTCGCTTCAATCGGAACGGGTTCCGGCATCGATGTCTTGACGGGCATTGAACTTTTGGGCGCCAAGCGCGTAGGTTTTACCGACTTGCTGGAAAGCGTGGTGGACGCCGCGGCCGAAAATATCAAGAAGAATTTGAAAGATGCAGATTCGGTTGAGTTGGAATTCGGTGCAGGCGACTTGTTACAGCCTCTTCAAAACGGCAAGCGCCGTTACGATGTGATTTACGAGAACCTGCCCAATGTTCCGCTAACAGATAACACCAAGATTGAAGACAAACGAAATAGCGGCCATTACCTGGAAAAGCGCGTCGAAGTGATTCCGGAATTCG
Above is a window of uncultured Fibrobacter sp. DNA encoding:
- the metK gene encoding methionine adenosyltransferase, which codes for MAHYLFTSESVSKGHPDKVCDQISDAILDACLAQDPNSRVACETLANTGLVVISGEITTKAVIDYQQIARKTIKSIGYVNPELAFDYKGCSVLVAVDKQSPDIAQGVDAKAAEGKEDDKQGAGDQGMMFGYAVNETKELMPLPISLAHKLMEEIQNLRESGKIKWLRPDAKSQVTVEYDENDKPVRVDTVVVSTQHDEFVNGKELKHSTIEKEIIEKLIKKVIPAKLLDKKTRFLINPTGKFVIGGPHGDCGLTGRKIIVDTYGGMGRHGGGAFSGKDPSKVDRSAAYAARYVAKNIVAAGLADRCEVQLAYAIGYSKPVSVLVNTFKTGKIDDRKIEEIVKKVFDLSPAGIVKMLDLKKPGYQATAALGHFGRTGARFTWEKTDKAATLKKLAKA
- a CDS encoding 50S ribosomal protein L11 methyltransferase yields the protein MSILVDVKKYLALEEAPKHVQDYLSVAVTDHAYLPKTEDTTSDWVAYIAAPAFKLIRENLGHDVEAFASIGTGSGIDVLTGIELLGAKRVGFTDLLESVVDAAAENIKKNLKDADSVELEFGAGDLLQPLQNGKRRYDVIYENLPNVPLTDNTKIEDKRNSGHYLEKRVEVIPEFVHEQMLDLHYLALKQARDYLAEKGAVYSTLGGRVPLSAFIKLGELAGLSSEIFTYSWKVQAEPEDVISGYAAQEKAGLGPFRFYRASDLQKAFADISVKESGKNAFEIEKSLESSKLTAKEAYEAFLKGEVIGHTVAVLKSNLK